The Lewinella sp. 4G2 nucleotide sequence ATCGATACCGTGGCCCAGTTCAACTACCCGAAGGACCGCTTTGAGATCCACATCCTCGACGACAGTACCGACGAAACGGTGGAACTGGTCGCCGGCAAAGTCGCCGAATACAAGGCCCAGGGTTTCAACATCGAACAGATCATCCGCGAAAAGCGACAGGGCTTTAAGGCCGGCGCCCTCCGCGACGCGATGCCCCGCGCCCGCGGTGAATTCATTGCCATCTTCGACGCGGATTTCGTGCCCGATGTGGACTTCCTGCAACGAACAATTCCCCACTTTGCGGACCCCGAAGTTGGGGTGGTGCAAACACGGTGGGAACACATAAACCAGGATTACTCCATCATCACCCGTTTGCAAGCGCTGCAGCTGAACGTCCACTTCACCGTGGAACAAGTGGGGCGGATGAACGGTGGCCACCTGCTCCAATTCAACGGCACGGCCGGTGTCTGGCGGGCCAAAACCATCGAGGCCGGTGGCGGCTGGCAACCCGATACGCTGACGGAAGACCTCGACCTGAGTATCCGCTCCCAACTGGCCGGCTATAAGATCCATTTCCTGGAGGAAGTAGGTAGCCCCGCCGAGCTTCCCGTAGAAATGAACAGCTTCAAAAGCCAGCAGCACCGTTGGATGAAGGGCGGCGCCGAGACGGCCAAAAAAATGCTGCCCTCCGTCTGGAAATCCGACATGGGTTTCTGGCACAAGGTGCATTCTACGGCCCACCTGCTGGGGAGTACGATCTTCCTGTTCGTTTTTCTGTGCGGAGTGTTCAGCGTACCCGTTCTCTTTTTATTCGGGGAGTTGGTGGACCTTGGCTTCAGTAAAAACTTCTTCGCCGTCTTCCTGATCGGCCTACTCTCCGTAATTGCGATCTACTTCACGGCCAACGTGCAGACGGTGGCGAATAAGGACCGGAATTTCCTTCGCTCCGTTGGTAAGTTCCTCCTGTTGTTCCCACTATTCCTGGCGCTGAGCATGGGCCTCTCGTTGCACAACACGGTGGCCGTCCTGCAGGGCTACCGGGGAAAGAAAAGCCCCTTCGTGCGGACGCCCAAGTTCAATATTAATACGATCCGCGACAAGATCAGTAGCAAGAAATACCTGAAAGGGAAACTGAACCTGATCACGATCGGGGAGGGGCTACTCTGCCTCTACTTCTGCGTGGCGGTGGCCGGTGCTTTCTACCTGCAGAACACGACCTTCATATTCTTCCACGGCTTGTTGGCGCTGGGGTACGGGTCGATCTTCTTCTTCAGCGTGAAGCACCTGCGGATGGTGTAGCTGGTGCAAAATGCCAGTCCCGGGAGGCCCTATACCCGGCTAATCCCGCCAGATTAATAAAGCGACGCCTCGGGAAGAGCGTACGCTTACTGCACGCAATCCGCCACAAAGCGGACGATTTCTGGGGTGACAATTGCTTCCCCACGCTGACCAATAGCCTCATTGATGCCTTCGTGGGTGTAGGCTACCGTCGTGAATAGCTCGCTTTCTACGCCGGCGTTGCGCAACGCGGTGTGAAAATCCGTCGCCCGCTGTTGCCGCGCCACGGTGCCGCGAGTGAGGACGAGGAATTGAGGATATTCCAGCCCGGCCATCACGTTCAGGAGGGGGGAGGCTGCGGCGTGAACAGCGGGGTCGTCGCCGAAGGCATTTCGGTATAAATCAGCGTTGTTGACAATCCTCTCGCGAACGTCGTAACCCTCGGTATCCACACTGATCGCACCCCGAATGGCGGAGAAGGGTACGCCAGCGTCTTCCAAAAACTCGCGGCGGGTGGCCAGCAGCGAAATCAACTGGGCTCCGGCGCTGTGGCCCATCAGGACGATGCGGTCCGGATCTCCCCCGAAGTCGGCTACGTTCTCGTGGATCCAGGCGATGGCCTCGGCCACGTCGTTGTTGTGGACGGGGTACTTGATCCGAGCGTCATTATCCAGTTCAAAGGGGAAGGGGCTGAGCCGGTAGTTGACGCTGGCGAAGAGGTAATCTTCCTCCCGAAAGAGGTCAACCTTATCGCTGATGTTATTGGCCTTATCACCGGTCACCCACGCGCCTCCGTGGACGTAGACGACAACCGGCTTCAGTGCTTCAAAGGCAGACGAATAGTAGAGATCTAAGCTGACAAGATTAGGGTCCGCCGCCTGACCGTACTGGATTGTCGTTTGCCGCTCTTCGGGCACTGCCGGTGGGATGGGCGCGGGGTCGGATTCCGAGCAGGATTGACCGATCAATAAAACGGCAAAGAAGAGGAGTAAGTAACGCATCACGATAGGCTGACGAGAATTGCCCGGAAAAGTTGCCTCATTCACCAAAAGAAAACGCCCAACTGAATCTCTTCGGTTGGGCGTTTCTGGTTTTGGTTGGAGGTAGCGGACTAGGCCTCTTCCTCGGCGGGGGCAGCTTCGCCACCTGCTTCAGCCGCCTTAGCCGCAGCAGTAGCAGCGGAACGAAGGGCACGTGGTACTTCGACGGAAGCGATGGGCTGACCACTGGGGTTCTGGATCTCGACACCTTCGATGTCGGCGATGTCGCGAACGCGGATGGCTTCACCCAACTCCAGCTTGGAGATGTTGAGGACAACGTGGTCGATCAGGTTCTCGGGCGTGGTCTTGATCTTGACGCGGCGAACGGCAACCTGTAGCTTACCACCACCACGGACACCGGGGCTAACGCCTTCGAAGCGAACGGGTACCTGTACTTTGATGGGGTGGCCATCCTGTAGGGCGAGGAAGTCGACGTGCGTCAACGCATCCGTTACGGGGTGGAACTGGTGGGCCTTGATGATGGCCTTGTGGGTCGTGCCGTCAACGGTCAACTCGGCCAACTTGAAGTCGGGCGTGTAGATGAGGCTGCGCAGGTCGAGCGCTTTCACGGTGAAGTGAACGGGATCACCCGCTCCGTAGAGAACAGCGGGGACGAGGCCTTCGCGGCGGATGGATTTAGCGCCGGTCTTTCCGAGGCTGGTGCGGATTTCACCGCTTACTTGTACAGATTCCATAATTCGTAAATTCTATTGGAGCGCCGATCCGCTCTAGATTTTGGGGGGGATTGCTTCGGGACCAGGTCCAGGACCCTCGCTTTTAGTCCCCCATAATACAGGAGTGACCAAGCAGAAGCGCTAACGGCCCGCAAAGATACGTGTTTTTGGGGTTTGGTGGTGGTTTGCTTGTTAAAGTTTGTGATTTTGGGGTTCTCTTCACCCGCCCTTCCTGGAGAAGGAGTAGAATGGGCCACCTGACGGTGTGCCATCGCTACGCAGGCCGGCCCTTCGGGACGGGCAGGAGGAGCCGCGCAGCGAAAGGGACCGGGGGAGAGGATTACCTAGACAAATTCCAGATAACAACCCCAAAACCAAGCGCGGCTAACATTCGCTACCGTAAAAGCATTATACTTA carries:
- a CDS encoding cellulose synthase family protein, giving the protein MTGIAIFVAAVYTISLLYITVYCVLQFNLLYHYKQSNNPTDHPVSFANLQPHGQEVERPEPELALAGAGGPVLPSSPAPAAAPANGEGVAYYPFVTVQLPIFNEFFVIGRLIDTVAQFNYPKDRFEIHILDDSTDETVELVAGKVAEYKAQGFNIEQIIREKRQGFKAGALRDAMPRARGEFIAIFDADFVPDVDFLQRTIPHFADPEVGVVQTRWEHINQDYSIITRLQALQLNVHFTVEQVGRMNGGHLLQFNGTAGVWRAKTIEAGGGWQPDTLTEDLDLSIRSQLAGYKIHFLEEVGSPAELPVEMNSFKSQQHRWMKGGAETAKKMLPSVWKSDMGFWHKVHSTAHLLGSTIFLFVFLCGVFSVPVLFLFGELVDLGFSKNFFAVFLIGLLSVIAIYFTANVQTVANKDRNFLRSVGKFLLLFPLFLALSMGLSLHNTVAVLQGYRGKKSPFVRTPKFNINTIRDKISSKKYLKGKLNLITIGEGLLCLYFCVAVAGAFYLQNTTFIFFHGLLALGYGSIFFFSVKHLRMV
- a CDS encoding alpha/beta hydrolase; amino-acid sequence: MRYLLLFFAVLLIGQSCSESDPAPIPPAVPEERQTTIQYGQAADPNLVSLDLYYSSAFEALKPVVVYVHGGAWVTGDKANNISDKVDLFREEDYLFASVNYRLSPFPFELDNDARIKYPVHNNDVAEAIAWIHENVADFGGDPDRIVLMGHSAGAQLISLLATRREFLEDAGVPFSAIRGAISVDTEGYDVRERIVNNADLYRNAFGDDPAVHAAASPLLNVMAGLEYPQFLVLTRGTVARQQRATDFHTALRNAGVESELFTTVAYTHEGINEAIGQRGEAIVTPEIVRFVADCVQ
- a CDS encoding 50S ribosomal protein L25, encoding MESVQVSGEIRTSLGKTGAKSIRREGLVPAVLYGAGDPVHFTVKALDLRSLIYTPDFKLAELTVDGTTHKAIIKAHQFHPVTDALTHVDFLALQDGHPIKVQVPVRFEGVSPGVRGGGKLQVAVRRVKIKTTPENLIDHVVLNISKLELGEAIRVRDIADIEGVEIQNPSGQPIASVEVPRALRSAATAAAKAAEAGGEAAPAEEEA